The Egibacteraceae bacterium genome contains the following window.
GCCGAGCGACTCCGCCTTCGCCCGGATGTAGCTCGTCAGCTGGGAGCCGCCGAGGACGAACACCGCCACGCCGAACAGCAGCGGGTCGTCGCGCACGAGCCAGGCGACCGTGCCGAAGATGAGCACGTCACCGACCCGGTCGGCGACGCTGTCGTAGAACGCCCCGAACGGTCCGGCCGTGCCCCGCTCGCGGGCGACGATGCCGTCGAACGCGTCGGTCGCCGCTCCGACGGCAAGGACCCACGCGCCGGCCCGGGGGTAGCCCGCGAGGACGACCGCGGCGCCGGCGGCGGACAGCACGAGACCGGCGGTCGTGAGCCCGTTGGCGGTGAGCCCCATGCGCGCCATGGCCCGCCCGACCGGGGTGAGCACCCGGTCGGTGGCGGCGCGCGCGTAGGCGTTCAGGGCCATGGTGGCCCTGAGGCTATGCGATCGGTCCGGAGGCGCTTTGGTGCCGGGGCGGTCAGGCCGCGGCGAAGGCGGGCGCGAGCCGGTCGTAGGTGTCCTCGAGCATCTCGGGCAGGACCCGCGTGCCGGCGATGACCGGCATGAAGTTCGTGTCCCCGCCCCAGCGCGGGACGACGTGCTGGTGGATGTGGTCGGCGATGCCGGCCCCCGCGACGGCGCCGACGTTCACGCCGAGGTTGAACGCCTGCGCCTCGGTGCAGGCGGCGAGTATGCGCACGGCCCGCTGGCTGAGCAGCGCCATCTCGCAGACCTCGTCGCGGGTGAGGGCGTCGAAGGCGTCGACGTGGCGGTAGGGCACGACCATGAGGTGGCCCGGGTTGTAGGGGTAGGCGTTGAGGATCACGAAGCACGCGTCGGCCCGGTGGACGATGAGCGCCTCGCGGTCGTCGCCGCCGCCGGGCAGGACGCAGAACGGGCATCCGGTGACCTTGCGGTCGGGATCGCGGATGTAGGCCATGCGCCACGGCGTCCACAGCCGCTGGAGCGCGTCGAGGCGCTGCTCGTCGACCCGGCGCGCGCCTTCCGGAGGGTCCGGGCTCATCGGCGGTCGGCGACCTCTCGGGCGAGCTCCTCGAC
Protein-coding sequences here:
- a CDS encoding HIT domain-containing protein, which gives rise to MSPDPPEGARRVDEQRLDALQRLWTPWRMAYIRDPDRKVTGCPFCVLPGGGDDREALIVHRADACFVILNAYPYNPGHLMVVPYRHVDAFDALTRDEVCEMALLSQRAVRILAACTEAQAFNLGVNVGAVAGAGIADHIHQHVVPRWGGDTNFMPVIAGTRVLPEMLEDTYDRLAPAFAAA
- a CDS encoding CDP-alcohol phosphatidyltransferase family protein, which gives rise to MALNAYARAATDRVLTPVGRAMARMGLTANGLTTAGLVLSAAGAAVVLAGYPRAGAWVLAVGAATDAFDGIVARERGTAGPFGAFYDSVADRVGDVLIFGTVAWLVRDDPLLFGVAVFVLGGSQLTSYIRAKAESLGWNATVGVLERAERVIIILLAIHFAFVPLALWVLAAGTLVTVVQRVRAVLRQARTAADPSREAGR